One region of Caldimonas thermodepolymerans genomic DNA includes:
- a CDS encoding PPC domain-containing DNA-binding protein, whose translation METLPLRLSPGQDLRRALEAALAVEGARAAFVLSGIGSLSGAQLRLAGRERPDTFEGPIEVLTLAGSLSDRESHLHATIALADGRVIGGHVAPGCTVRTTAEVLLGLLPEWEFRRMMDHATGHPELVIRRQPPAATGGEQP comes from the coding sequence ATGGAGACACTACCGCTACGCCTGAGCCCCGGCCAGGACCTGCGCCGGGCCCTGGAAGCCGCGCTCGCGGTGGAGGGTGCACGCGCGGCCTTCGTGCTGTCGGGCATCGGCAGCCTGTCGGGCGCGCAGCTGCGCCTGGCCGGCAGGGAGCGGCCGGACACCTTCGAGGGGCCGATCGAGGTCCTCACGCTGGCCGGCAGCCTCTCCGACCGCGAGTCGCACCTGCACGCGACGATCGCGCTGGCCGACGGCCGCGTCATCGGCGGCCATGTCGCACCGGGCTGCACCGTGCGCACCACCGCCGAGGTGCTGCTCGGGCTGCTGCCGGAATGGGAGTTCCGGCGCATGATGGACCATGCGACCGGCCACCCCGAGCTGGTGATCCGCCGCCAGCCGCCTGCCGCGACGGGCGGGGAGCAGCCCTGA